From one Solanum stenotomum isolate F172 chromosome 12, ASM1918654v1, whole genome shotgun sequence genomic stretch:
- the LOC125847909 gene encoding eukaryotic initiation factor 4A-3, translated as MEPNEAPLSTSPSSFNSSQQRHFYLAVDRLQFKMETLVDLLGMAGRLWSIPIVVSCSTRDELDAVFSALSSISHITIDALYSDLPEAERARVLASFRQATMRWIKQDTGETEKEEEKCHLIVVTDVCLPLVNSGESPMNARILINYELPTKKETYMRRMGTCLAADGIVINMVVGGEVVTLKSIEESSGLFIAEMPINIFEIL; from the exons ATGGAACCCAATGAAGCTCCATTATCGACTTCTCCATCAAGCTTCAATTCCAGCCAGCAACGTCATTTCTACCTCGCCGTCGATAGACTTCAGTTCAAAATG GAGACTTTGGTGGATCTATTGGGCATGGCTGGCCGGCTTTGGTCCATACCTATTGTAGTTAGCTGCAGCACACGTGACGAGCTCGACGCTGTCTTCTCCGCTCTTTCCAGTATCTCACATATTACAATCGACGCTCTG TACAGTGATCTTCCTGAAGCAGAACGTGCAAGAGTTTTAGCTAGTTTTCGTCAAGCTACAATGAGGTGGATCAAGCAGGATACAGGGGAAACAGAGAAGGAAGAGGAGAAGTGTCATTTGATAGTTGTCACGGATGTTTGCCTTCCCCTCGTTAACTCTGGGGAGTCACCTATGAATGCTCGTATCTTGATTAATTATGAGCTACCAACAAAGAAG GAAACATATATGAGGCGCATGGGTACTTGCTTGGCAGCAG ATGGAATCGTGATTAACATGGTTGTCGGAGGCGAAGTtgttactctcaaaagcattgAAGAAAGTAGTGGTCTTTTCATAGCAGAAATGCCCATTAAT ATTTTTGAGATACTGTGA